The Equus quagga isolate Etosha38 chromosome 10, UCLA_HA_Equagga_1.0, whole genome shotgun sequence genome includes a region encoding these proteins:
- the CLIC2 gene encoding chloride intracellular channel protein 2 produces the protein MAGPKSSIETDPEIELFVKAGSDGESIGNCPFCQRLFMILWLKGVKFNVTTVDMTRKPEELKDLAPGINPPFLVYNKELKTDFIKIEEFLEQTLAPPRYPHLSPKNKESFDVGCNLFAKFSAYIKNTQKEANKNFEKSMLREFKRLDDYLNTPLLDEIDPDSAEELTVSRRLFLDGDQLTLADCSLLPKLNIIKVAAKKYRDFDIPAEFSGVWRYLHNAYAREEFTHTCPEDKEIENTYAGVAKQKS, from the exons GCTGGAAGTGATGGAGAGAGTATTGGAAACTGTCCCTTTTGCCAACGCCTTTTTATGATCCTCTGGCTTAAAGGAGTTAAATTCAATGTGACTACTGTTGACATGACCAG AAAGCCCGAAGAGCTGAAGGACTTAGCTCCAGGTATCAATCCTCCCTTCCTGGTGTATAACAAGGAGTTGAAaacagacttcattaaaattgagGAGTTTCTAGAGCAGACACTGGCTCCTCCAAG GTATCCTCATCTGAGTCCCAAGAACAAGGAGTCCTTTGATGTTGGCTGTAACCTCTTTGCCAAGTTTTCTGCATACATTAAGAATACACAAAAGGAGGCAAATAAGA ATTTTGAAAAATCTATGCTCAGAGAATTTAAGCGTCTGGATGACTACTTAAACACCCCACTTCTGGATGAAATCGATCCAGACAGTGCTGAGGAACTCACTGTTTCCAGAAGATTGTTCTTAGATGGAGATCAGTTGACACTGGCTGACTGCAGCTTGTTACCCAAATTGAACATTATTAAA GTTGCTGCCAAGAAATACCGTGACTTTGACATTCCAGCAGAATTCTCAGGTGTCTGGCGCTATCTCCACAATGCCTATGCCCGTGAAGAATTTACCCATACATGTcctgaagacaaagaaattgaaaataccTATGCAGGTGTGGCTAAACAGAAGAGTTAG